The genomic interval TTTTATAATAAGCGGAAAATGCGTGGTATCAATCCAGTTGCCGGCTTTGTCTAAAAAAGTTCCGAAGCACATTTCATCGCCTCGCTTGGTACGCGTGCGTTTGCGTGTAACTAAATAGCCTACAATACGAACTAAATTTCCAAGATGCTCCTTAAATTCTGTTGCTAAACTGAGTGTAGTTAGAGTTGTGCTCAATTGATTTTCGTTCCCTTTTGTATTAGTGTCAGCAAGCTCTTTAATGAGGTCGAAGGGCGAGCAGAGCGGGAAACCTAAAATTTCAATCTGGTCCCATGCATCGTCTAAACTATGATGAAAAAGTGGTGGCAGGGTAAATTCGCGTTGCTCCACTTCAAACAGTTCGTGTCGTGTACTTGTCTTTTTTTGAGCCCCTATTTGCGTGTGAATGTCCCAAAGAAGTTGCTTCTTTGAACGGCTCGTAAACTCAAATGCTCCTACCCGAATGAGTATGCGCAATTGTTCCACCGAAATATCCACACGGCTCATAAAATTTTGCAGAGAGCTGAATACTCCGTGCGCTTTACGTTCATTGATTAGTTGAGTAATAACGTTTGTTTCAAATTCGGCTAGGTGATCAAATCCAATGTAAATTACCTTGCCTTTAATGATAGTTTTTGCTTCACTGTGGTTGATGTGTGGTGCATGAATTATTGCTCCGCACAAACGCGCTTCATGAAAATAAATTTCGGGGCGGTAAAAACCTCCGCCATTATTGATTACAGCCACCATGTACTCGAGCGGAAAATGTGTTTTTAAAAACATGCACTGATAGCTCTCAACAGCATAGGAAGCCGAATGTCCTTTGCTAAACGCATATCCTGCAAAGCTTTCAATTTGTCGCCACACTTCTTTTGTGATAGTATCGGGATATCCCTTTTGTTTACAATTGCTAAAAAATTTTTGCTCTACTTTTTTAAACTCTTCTCTCCCTCTGTATTTACCACTCATTCCGCGTCGCAGCATATCGGCATCGGCAAAACTTAATCCTGCAAAGTGATATGCCACTTTTATCACATCTTCTTGATACACCATTACACCAAAGGTATCGTGCAAAATTTCGTTAATTGCCTGAGGAGTTTGGTAGGATGGTTTCATACCTCGTGAACGCAAAATATACTCGCGCATCATTCCCGACGAAGCTACACCGGGGCGGATGATAGAACTAGCTGCAACCAAATCGAGATAGGTTTCGGCTTGCAGTTTTGTAAGCAACATACGCATGGCAGGACTTTCAACATAAAAGCATCCAATTAATCTGGCTTCTTTTAGATTTTTTCGAATCGCCGGGTCTTCCTTAAATTGCTGAACATTTCTGATATCAATGGATACCTGCTGATTATTCTGTATAATCGTTACAGCATCTCTTATTTTTCCTAAACCGCGCTGGGCAAGTATATCAAACTTATACAAGCCAACATCTTCTGCTTCAAGCATACTAAACTGGGTTAGCGGAAAACCTTTGGGAGGATTGTTAAGTGCTGTATAGCGCGTAATGGGTTTCTCTGAAATCAGTATTCCTCCGGCATGTACACTCAGGTGATTGGGAAATGAATACAAGTGCTCGCCATACTTGCGGATGAGTTGTACAATGTGATCGGGTGTGCCCGGATTTCTTTTATTATCCACCAAGTCATCAATTTCTGCTTTGGGCAAACCGAATACTTTTCCCAATTCGCGGATGATGGAATTGTCTTTCATTTCGCTGTATGTTCCCAGCAAAGCAACAGTGCTGTTTCGGCTTTTCCCGTAAGGGGAACGGTAAAAAATATAATCGGTAACATCGGCACGTTCGGTGGATGAAAAATCAATATCAAAATCGGGAGGGCTTGTTCGAGAAGGATTGATGAAGCGTTCGAAATACAAATCGAGGTCAATGGGATCTACATCGGTAATACGCAGCAGGTAGGCAACCATTGAATTAGCGCCACTTCCACGGCCTACATAAAAATAATTTTGCGATTGTGCATAGCGAACAATGTCCCAATTAATCAAAAAGTAAGAAGTAAATCCTTGCGTAGTGATAACTTCAATTTCCTTTTTAAAACGTTCACGCACTTTTTCGTTCTGCACAGGATAACGGTAGGGTAAATTTTCGTAGCATAGCTTCAGCAGCAAATCGTAATCGCCTTGCTGAGTCCCTGTAAAATAGCGAAGGTTCTTATTTTGTTTGTATTCAAACTGAATGTTGCAAGCCTGCAGAAATTGATTGGTATTGCTTATAAGTTGAGGAAACTCGTTGTACTGTGTAGCAAGTTCATCGCTCGTATAAAAAATTTCATCCGGGAGTGCTTGTTCGCTTATTGGGAGTTTACTGAGCAACATGTTATGGTCCATGGCACGTAGCAAACGATGTGCATTAAAATCCATCTTACTCCGAAAAGTTACCGGACTAAGCAGCAGCATTTTTTTTTGCCATTCGCCGGGTTGAAAATCCTTCATCACTTGTTGTAGTGAAAACAGCTGTCGTGCATGTATTCCAATAAATTCGTGAGAGGCCAGGTCTTTTATTTTAGTAAATGTGCTTTTCAAATTCGCTTCATTCGTTGCTTCTTTACATGCGTGAAGGTATTGATAGGGGTAAATTATATAAGCGTTTTCAAAGACAGGAGCACGGTCATCGATACTTTGATTGTGTGTAAGGTGTGCCGTAAGAAAACGGTTGAGTTCGTCAAAGCCATCGTTGTTTTTGGCAATTCCGATAAATTTTTGTGCTGCGCCATTTCTAAAATCAATACCCACCACGGGCTTAATTCCATAGTTGGGTGCCAGTCTAACAAAATCCAAAACTGCCGAGGTGTTATTAATATCGGTAAGGGCCAATTGGGTGCATCCCTTTAGTTTTGCCTCATGCAGTAGTTGTTCGGTGCTCATGGTACCAAACTTAAAGCTATAGTAGGTGTGGCAATTGAGGTACATGTTGCTTAGCTATTTCCTGATAGGTTGCCGGTATTACAAAATTCAAATTCGCCCAAGCTGAAGCATTGCTCAAAGGCGCTCTTGCGTTTGAGCAGCGTAATGCTTTGCGCAATAAAAGAGGTTTGGTATTGCTTGGTTTGGTATTCGGGTTGAGCCTTGTTAAAGGTTTCGCCGGTGAGCTCCCCTGCCAGTAAAAGACTAAAGCGGTAATGAAAGGTAGCGCGGCTTGGGGGCAGTTGCAATTTGAGTCGCAAGGTCTTGCTGAAATCACTTCCTCCACGTGCCGCTTTTACCGGAATATGAATGTTTGATGGGGTTGCAACATCAAAGTTGCAGAGCTGTACTTCAAAAGGCTGTTGTGCCACGCATACAGCTTCAATGGTTTCAATGAGGTTTTGTTCTTTGCTTTCATCGAGTTGCAAAACGGCGAGTTCAATTTGTGGAATATTTTTTTCGGCACGTAGAAATCCGTAGTGTTGTGCAAAGTGTTTTTTTTCGTTCAGTAGTTCGTTTTTAACCTTTGCGGGAAGTGTGATTAACAACCTGTATTCATATTCTTCCTCGTTTAGTTTTCCTTTTTTATCGGGCGATGATGACACTCCGTTAAAAGGATTAAAGGTTCGTAATGAATTAGACAGGGCCACGGCACGATGTACAGCTTGCGGGCCGTACAAAATGCGCATTTTATCCATCGCTTGATACAAATTAATTAGTTGTTCGCTATCTTCAAATAAATTGATTTGATAGCCTCCGCCCACGAGGTTACTAAAGCGCACGCCAATGAGGCGAATGAGCATGCGCCGGCTATACAATTTTTCGAACAATTCTTTTACGCGTGCAATGAGTACATGATCGTTGGAGCTATGCGCGATGCGGCATTGCATGGTATGTGTATCAAAATTTGAATACCTAATTTTAACGGTAACACAAGCAGTTAGTTTGTTTTCGCTGCGAAGTTGAAAGGCCAGTTTTTCGACCATTTTAATTAAAATGTTCTTGAGTTTTTGCACGTCAATGGTATCGGTATCGAAGGTTTCTTCGCTCGAAATACTTTTGCGTTCGCTGTAAGGCTCAACCGGGGAAGTATCAATTCCGTTGGCTTTTCGCCAGATGCTGCCTCCATTTTCGCCCAGTACATTTTGCATTAATTCGAGGGGCATTTGTTGCAGTGTATGTACTTTTTCTATTCCCATGCTGCGCAACAGTGTATAGGTTTTTTCGCCAATCATGGGAATTTTTTTTACCGAAAGTGGCGCCAAAAAAGATTTTTCGCAACCCGGATCTACCTTCATCTGGTTGTTGGGTTTTGCTTCGTCGGTAGCGACTTTGCTCACCGTTTTGTTGGGCGACATGCCAAATGAAATGGGAAGTCCGGTTTCGCGCATGATTCGTCGGCGTAGTTCTGTAGCATAGTTGTAGCAGCCAAAAAACTTATCCATTCCGGTAAAATCCATGTAAAATTCGTCAATAGAAGAGCGTTCAAAAAGGGGAACGTATTCGCCAATAATCTGTGTTACTTCGTCGGAGCGTTTGCTGTATTCTTCGTAATCGCCTCGTACCACAAGGGCGTGCGGGCAGAGGCGTTTGGCCAGTTTCATGGGCATTGCCGAATGAATTCCGAAGGCGCGTGCTTCGTAACTGCAGGCTGCCACCACTCCCCTGTCGCTGCTTCCGCCTACCAACACAGGTTTTCCAATCAATTCGGGATGCATGAGCCGCGATACCGAAACAAAATAGCTGTCTAAATCCATGTGCACAATGGTGCGGTTCACTTCGCCTTCGAGGCCTTTCCAACTATACGGACTATGCAGTTGTTTATTGTTGTTGTGCATGGTTAAAATAATTCGGTTTGACCGTTTAGCGGCGGTCGTTTAAACAAGGTAAAATCCTGTGCTGGCATTGATCGTCCGGCCAGGTGAAGCTTTACGGAAAGGCTAAACAGTTGCTTGATGCTTTCGGCAATTTTTCCTTCGCCGCGCATACGTATTCCGGGGCGTGAATCGTTTACCTTGCCACCGTGGCAGGCCTCAATGTGATTCCATATTTTATCGGCAGCATCGGGTTTATTTTTATACAGCCAATCGCGAAAAATGCTTGCTATTTCGCCGTTTAAGCGTACAATGGTATAGCCGGCGGTAGCGGCACCGCAATCGGCTGCGGCTTTAACTATATCGGGAATTTCGTCGCTGTTTAATCCGGGAATGATGGGAGCTACCATTACTCCAACCGGCACCTTGTTTTGGGCGAGGGTTTCAATTACTTGCAATCGCTTTTTGCTGGTAGCGGTGCGGGGTTCCATACTGCTGCGAAGTTCTTCGCGTAAGCTGGTAACCGAAATCATTACGCGCAGTAAATTTAGTTGCGCGAGCTCGGTAAGTATATCCAAATCGCGTAGCAGCAGCGAATTTTTTGTAATAATGCCTACGGGGTTTTTGTATTCGAGACAGGTTTGGAGCAGGCTTCGGGTTATCTTATAGGTTCGTTCGAGGGGTTGGTAGCAATCGGTATTTCCTGAAAAGGAAATGCACTCAACTCGATACTTGGGGTGATTAAAATGCTTGCGCAACAATTCGGAAGCAGTGGGTTTTACCATAATTTTGCGTTCAAAATCGAGGCCTGCGCTAAAGCCATAATAGTTGTGGGTATTTCGCGCATAGCAATACACACAGCCGTGTTCGCAGCCCTGGTAGGGGTTTGCGCTGCTCATCATGCCTACATCGGGACTGGTAATTTTGTTTACCAGGGTTTTAGGATAGTCCATGTACACTTCTGTTTTTTCGTCGCCGATGAGTGGTTCATCAAGGCCTTCGATGTGTTCGGCCAGTACCTGGTATTTTAAGAAGCGGTTAGCCGTGTGAATTTGTGCGCCTCTGCCTTTAAGATAGGAACTATCGGGTAGGTTTTTCGGCATTTTTTAAACTTTTATAATGTTTGTATTACAATCATTTTTGTGATTACAATATAATCATTTATATTTGCAGCAAGAAAAAATTTTACCACAAAGTTTGCACAGGACAAAAGCACCAATAAGAAAGTTTTTTAGTTCTAGTTGATTAGTAGTCGGCTCTTCGCCTTTGTAAATTTTGTGGTTTAATTTTTTTTCTCTGAAATGCGTAGATGAGCCGATTATTGGTGAGAATTATATAGAACGCTGATTTGATTAAGATGATTATGATTTTTTAGGATTTATTTTCTTGGGAAAAGGGTCTAGAAATTACGGAAAACAGCAAATGTAGATTTCGTGTATTTCAATTGATTTTAAAAAGAGAATAAATGGAATTGAGGTAATCGATTGTGTTTGGTAATGCTGCAGTTTTAACCCCTGAAAAATTGACTGAACATAAGTTTGTGTTAACAGTGTTTATTACTTGTGCAAAGGATTTAAAAATTTTAAAAACCTACTAATTTAAACCTCAAAAGCTATGTATTTCAGCAACAACATTAAACTTCTGCGTCAGCGCAAACAGCGTACACAGGATGTGGTGGCAGGAGAACTCGGAATGAGTCGCTCAACCTTTAACAGCTATGAAAATGGATTAATTACCAATCCAACCATAGATGCACTTATTGGCTTTTCGAGCTATTTTAAATTGTCGATTGATACTCTTGTAAAAGTGGACTTAAGTAAACTGTCGGAAAGTAAAATGCGGGAGCTTGAACAAGGGCACGATGATTTTATAAAAGGCACCAAATTGAGGGTGTTGGCAACTACTGTAGACAGTAAAAACCGCGACAACATTGAATTGGTTCCGGTAAAAGCGAAAGCGGGTTATACAGCCGGTTATAACGATCCTGAGTACATTAGTTCATTACCTACTTTTCAGTTACCCTTTTTATCGCCCGACCGCAAATACCGCACATTTCAGATAAGTGGCGACAGCATGTTACCCATACCCGATAAAAGTTATGTAACCGCCGAGTTTGTGGATAATTGGATGAACGTAAAAGATGGCAATGCTTACATAGTGCTTACACAGGACGATGGGGTAGTTTTTAAAGTGCTTTACAATCAGCTTCGCAGCAAAAAAAAAGTTGTTGTTGAAATCACTCAACGCTGCTTATGAGCCCTATGAATTAAATTTGAATGAAGTACGTGAAATTTGGAAATTTATTAATTACATCAGCCACGAATTGCCCGAGCCCGAAGGCAATAAAGACGAACTGCTGAATACAGTTAACCAACTTCAAAAAGAGGTAACAAAAATATCGAACAAATTAAAAAAGGGGACTGTAATTAAATGAGTCGCTATATGTGTAAACAAGCAACTCATCTGCGTTTCAAACACAAGCGAGTTGCTACTTAAACACTATTAAACCCTTAATAAAAAATTGAATACTGACAGATCTGCTCCTGGGTCAGGATTAGTTCTATAACTTCACTTTCAACTCAACCATTTCGTAGCCCTCAATAATATCGCCCGGTTGTATGTCGTTAAAATTATTGATGTTCAAACCGCACTCATAGCCTGTTGTAACTTCTTTTACATCGTCTTTGAAGCGCTTTAATGAGCCTAATTCGCCGGTATGAATTACTATACCATCTCGAATAACCCGCACTTTGGTATTGCGTGTAACTTTTCCGTCGAGTACCATACAACCCGCAATGGTTCCCACTTTGGTAATGTTGAATACTTCACGAATTTCGATATTGCATACCACCTTTTCTTCAAACTCAGGTGCCAACATTCCCTGCATGGCCGATTTAATCTCGTTAATTGCATCGTAAATAATTGAATACAAGCGTATGTCAATTTGCTCTTGCTCGGCAAGTTTACGTGCATTTCCGGACGGACGTACCTGGAAACCAACAATAATAGCATTAGAAGCAGAAGCCAATAATACGTCTGATTCAGTTACCTGACCTACGGATTTGTGAATTACATTTACTTGAATTTTATCGGTAGACAATTTCAACAACGAATCGGTTAAGGCTTCAATAGAACCATCCACGTCTCCTTTTACAATCACGTTTAGTTCTTTAAAATCACCAATGGCCAATCGTCGTCCAATTTCGTCAAGCGTAATGTGCTTTTGCGTACGGTAACCTTGCTCACGTTGCAATTGCAAACGTTTGGTGGCTATTTCTCGTGCTTCGCGCTCGTCGTCCATTACTTTAAACTTATCACCCGCCGTTGGAGCACCGGTTAATCCTAATAATAATGCCGGCATAGAAGGGCCAGCTTCTTTGATGTTGCTACCACGTTCGTTAAATAAAGCTTTTACTCTACCGCTGTAGCAACCCGCTAATACAACATCTCCAATTTTAATTTTACCGGATTGTACCAAAACAGTAGTAATGTATCCGCGACCTTTATCGAGTGAAGATTCAATTACTGCACCGGTTCCATTTTTAGTTGGGTTTGCTTTTAAATCGAGCAATTCGGCTTCGAGCAACACTTTTTCGAGTAACAAATCGATGTTTGTTCCCTTTTTTGCACTAATTTCCTGACACTGATATTTACCTCCCCACTCTTCCACCAAAATATTCATTTGCGATAATTCTTCACGAATTTTATCTGGATTAGCACCTGGCTTATCAATTTTATTAATGGCTATAATTATAGGTACACCTGCAGCCTGAGCGTGATTAATAGCCTCTTTTGTTTGAGGCATTACATTGTCATCGGCAGCTACCACAATAATAACAATATCGGTAACTTGAGCACCACGTGCACGCATAGCGGTAAATGCTTCGTGACCCGGTGTATCTAAAAAGGCAATGCGTTTACCATTGTCTAATTGCACACTATAGGCACCAATGTGTTGTGTAATTCCTCCCGCTTCCCCAGCAATAACATTGGCTTTACGAATATAATCCAATAAAGATGTTTTACCGTGATCTACGTGTCCCATTACTGTAACAATAGGCGAACGGTACACTAAATCTTCCGGTCTATCAATATCTTCTTCAATAGCAACCTGTACATCAGCACTAACAAAATCAACTGTATAACCAAACTCTTCAGCAACAATGCTAATGGTTTCGGCATTTAAGCGTTGATTAATCGAAACAAACATTCCAAGACTCATACAGGTTGAAATGATGTTATTTACCGGAACATTCATCATGGAAGCAAGCTCATTTGCCGATACAAATTCGGTAACCTTAATGGTTTTCTTTTCCGATTCTTGCAATTCCATTTCTTCAGCACGCTGGGCGCTTCCTTCTTCTCGTTTGGTACGACGGTGTTTCGATGCTTTTGATTTACCCGCCCCACTTAATCGCGCTAATGTTTCCTTAATTTGTGCTTGTATTTCTTCTGGAGTTAACTCAGCTTTTACAAATGGTTTTGGTCGTTCGCGGTTATCTTTCTTAAAATTACCTCCGGCATTTCCACCAAATTGTGGTCGTGGATTCGCAGGTAATACAGGTCGATTCGGTCCGGTATTCGGATCAAAACTATCGGTTGAAGAGGCGCCACCTTTGCGAATACGCTTTCTTTTCTTTTTCGATTTATCCAAATCAAATCCTGAAGAGGAAGCAACGGGTTTTTTGCGATCGTCCTTAATTGGAAGTTCTATTTTTCCAAGAATGGTAGGACCTTCCAGTTTTTCGTAATTGGTTTTATGGTGTTCAATTTCGGGAGCTGCCGGTTTTTCTTCAACCGGAGCAGGTGGAGTCTCAACAACTACAGGAACTTCAGGAGTTTCAACAGGATCGGCAGCTTTCTTAGCGGATTTTTTCACCGGTTTTTCTTCCGGAACTTCTTCCTCTTCAACTTTTTTCGTTGCCTTTTTAGTAGCCTTTTTCTCTGCTGCAGCGTCGGCTTCTTCTTTTTCCTTTTGAGCTTTTGTTTTCTTTACCGGTTTGGTTTTGCTGTTGATCGTCGATAAATCGAGTTTCCCTAAAACCTTAGGTCCTTCCAATTTCTCTTCGGATTTTACACTTACCACTTCAGGCTCAGGAGTAGGCTCTACAGCTTTCTTGGTAGTTTTAGCTTTTGCTGCTTCTTTTGGTTTTTCAGCTTCCGTCGGTTTTTCCGGTTCTGCTTTCGCAACAACAGGTGCAACTTCAACCGGTTTTACCTCAACTTTTTTCACCACCACCGGAGCTTCAACAGCTTTTGGTTTTTCTTCAACAACTTCTTTTTTAGACTTAACAATGTCCAATTTTTTGGAATCGTCTTTTGCCTTTTTATCCGAAGCATATTCATTTAGCAACAAAGCATAGGCCTGTGCAGAAATTTTCACATTCGGATTTCTTTCAATTGTTTGGCCTTTACTAGCTAAAAATGCTATGGCATGATCGATACCGACGTTAAATTCCTTCAGTGCTTTGGATAATCTTATTTCTCCGTTTTCCGACATATTCTGCGTTGCTCTATTTTATTCTAATTTAAAATTCTAAAAAATATTATTTATTCGAATTCAGCTTGTAAAATTTCTTTTACTTCTTTGATTGTTTCTTCTTCTAAATCGGTACGTTTAACCAAATCGTCAGTAGTTAATTCAAGTACACTCTTTGCAGTGTCGCATCCTACAGCTTTTAATGCATCGAGTACCCATGCATCAATTTCATCTGCAAATTCTTCCAAATCCACGTCATCGGTATCCACATCACTATCGCGGTACACATCTATTTCGTAGCCGGTAAGTTTACCCGCTAATTTAATATTGTGACCCCCTTTTCCAATAGCCAAGCTTACCTGATCGGGTTTTAAAAACACTTCAGCACGTTTGCTTTCTTCATCAATTTTTACTGAAGTTATTTTAGCCGGGCTAAGAGCACGAGTAATAAACAAACTTGTATTCGTGGTAAAATTAATTACATCAATATTTTCATTTTTCAACTCACGCACTATACCATGAATACGTGAACCTTTCATACCTACACATGCACCAACCGGATCAATACGATCGTCGTACGATTCAACAGCCACTTTTGCTCTTTCGCCCGGTTCGCGTACAATCTTCTTAATGGTAATTAATCCGTCGAATACTTCAGGAACTTCCATTTCAAATAAGCGTTCGAGGAACACCGGAGAAACACGTGAAAGCACAATTACCGGAGAGTTATTTTTCATTTCTACCTTCGATACAACGGCACGAACAGTATCTCCCTTTTTGTAGAAGTCAGAAGGTATTTGTTCTACTTTAGGTAGAATTAATTCATTTCCTTCATCATCAAGAATTAAAATTTCACGTTTCCAAATTTGGTAAACTTCGCCGGTAATAATATCTCCAACACGTTCTTGGTATTTTTTAAATATTCCGTCTTTTTCTAAATCCATGATACGAGAAGCAAGATTTTGACGAACTGCAAGTACAGCTCTTCTTCCAAAATCTTCTAATCGAACAGGTTGAGTAATGTCTTCACCAATTTCAAAATCAGCATCTATTTTTTGTGCATCGGTTAAACTGATGTGTTTATTTTCATCAAAATCGAAACTATCTTCGGCAAACTCATCGTCAACAATTTCACGGTTTTGCCAAATTTCGAGGTCACCCTTATCAATGTTTATGATGATATCGAAATTTTCGTCGGAGCCATATTTTTTTGACAATGCACTACGAAACACATCTTCCAAAATGCTCATCATAGTTGGTCTATCGATGTTTTTAAATTCTTTAAACTCTGAAAACGACTCAATTAAATTTATACTTTCCATTGTTATTAATTTTTATTTAAACGAAATTGTTGCTTTAGTTTGCTTTATTTGATTGTAGTTAAATTGTACTATTTCTGTTGTTGCTATTTTTTTATTGCCTTTTGAAGCTAACTTCATTTCGAGTTCAAACTTAGTTTCATCGGAGGCAATGATTCGCCCGTTTATAATTTTATTTTCGGTCGTAATTACTTCCACATTTTTTCCCTCATACTTTTTATACTGATCGCGCACTTTAAAGGGAGCATCAGCACCGGGAGAGGAAACCTGTAAGTCAAAATCTTCACTTTCTCTGTCGAGGCTAAACTCAATGTGTCTGCTAATTTTTACACAATCGTCAATTGAAAGTCCACGCACTGCATCAATGAGCACCATTATTTTATTTCCGGGTTTCACGCTCAGGTCGACCAGAAACAAATCGGTTCCCTCAATTTTTTCGTTTACTAATGTGTGTATTGTACTTTCGCTAATCATTTTTTTCAAATAAAAGAGGGGACTATCTGTCCCCTCTTTCAAATAATTCTGCATAAAATCGGCTGCAAATATAAAAAAAATTTCAATTGATACATAAAAAAATACCACTCATCGAACTGTTAGTTAATTTTATATCCCTAAGATTTGGATAATTATATTATTTTTGTATCATTGAAAATTGAAAAAACTATTTTCAAACCAATCCTTTTTGTATGATTTACGCTAAGATTGATTATCCCAGCCTAAAGAAGTCTACTTCATTTTTTACTTTAATTGCGCTTTTTTTATTGGTAGCATTAATTAGTTTAAGTCCGGTTGCTTTTGCACAAGCTACAGACTCTGCTGCTTCGGCTACTAACACTGAAGTGCAAAAAACTGATACAGCCTTCAACAATAAAACCATGAAAAGTGTTTTTAAGGAGTTGAAGCACATTACAAAAACCGGAAACGCTACCTTAAATTCTATTTTGATGATTTTGGGTGTTGTTTCGGTTGTAGCTATTGCCATGTGGTTAAGCTTTCGAAACGATCCTGAAGAAGAGAGCGCTTAATAACTTATTCTTCTCGTTCAATTTTTCCGCGTTTATAATAAACGGTTGAAATAAGCTTCCCATTTTTATCAAAGCTTTGCCATTTTCCATCCATCCTATCGTTTACAAATTGACCTTTTTGCCATACACCACCGTAATTGTACCAGGTTGTTTTTTTACCTTCTTGTAATCCTTTTTTGAAGTTTATTTCGGCAAATTTGTTTCCGTTCTCATAGTAAAAAGTCCAAGTACCTGTTTTGCGATTGTTTTCATAAGCGCCGGTTTCTTTAATTTTTCCGTCATCAAACCACTTGGCAGTTGGCCCATTGAGAATTCCCTTTTCATAACTTTCCTCCTTAACCTTTTGTCCATTTTCATTCCAATTCGACCAAAATCCAGTTTTTACATTTTCTTTATATGCTCCGCTATAACTTTGCTTAGCATTGGGGTACCAACCTTTCCAATCGCCGTTCATTAAACCAGCTATAAAATCGCCTTCGTCCTTTAATTGACCATTTTGGTACCAGGCAATCCAGTGTCCTTCTTCTTTGTTATTTAAGTATTTTCCCTCCTGAAGTTTCTGTCCATTTTCAAAAAATGTGGTCCACAAACCATTTTTTAAGTCGTTTTCAAACTGTCCTATCTTCCAAACCTCACCGGTAGCGTAATAGTAGGTCCATGTGCTATCGTGTTTTCCATCTGTGTACCTTCCTTCAAACTCCTTTTTTCCATTGTCAAAAAAATAGGTCCAATGTCCACTTTGTTTGTCATCAATA from Bacteroidota bacterium carries:
- a CDS encoding PA0069 family radical SAM protein translates to MPKNLPDSSYLKGRGAQIHTANRFLKYQVLAEHIEGLDEPLIGDEKTEVYMDYPKTLVNKITSPDVGMMSSANPYQGCEHGCVYCYARNTHNYYGFSAGLDFERKIMVKPTASELLRKHFNHPKYRVECISFSGNTDCYQPLERTYKITRSLLQTCLEYKNPVGIITKNSLLLRDLDILTELAQLNLLRVMISVTSLREELRSSMEPRTATSKKRLQVIETLAQNKVPVGVMVAPIIPGLNSDEIPDIVKAAADCGAATAGYTIVRLNGEIASIFRDWLYKNKPDAADKIWNHIEACHGGKVNDSRPGIRMRGEGKIAESIKQLFSLSVKLHLAGRSMPAQDFTLFKRPPLNGQTELF
- the dinB gene encoding DNA polymerase IV; the protein is MHNNNKQLHSPYSWKGLEGEVNRTIVHMDLDSYFVSVSRLMHPELIGKPVLVGGSSDRGVVAACSYEARAFGIHSAMPMKLAKRLCPHALVVRGDYEEYSKRSDEVTQIIGEYVPLFERSSIDEFYMDFTGMDKFFGCYNYATELRRRIMRETGLPISFGMSPNKTVSKVATDEAKPNNQMKVDPGCEKSFLAPLSVKKIPMIGEKTYTLLRSMGIEKVHTLQQMPLELMQNVLGENGGSIWRKANGIDTSPVEPYSERKSISSEETFDTDTIDVQKLKNILIKMVEKLAFQLRSENKLTACVTVKIRYSNFDTHTMQCRIAHSSNDHVLIARVKELFEKLYSRRMLIRLIGVRFSNLVGGGYQINLFEDSEQLINLYQAMDKMRILYGPQAVHRAVALSNSLRTFNPFNGVSSSPDKKGKLNEEEYEYRLLITLPAKVKNELLNEKKHFAQHYGFLRAEKNIPQIELAVLQLDESKEQNLIETIEAVCVAQQPFEVQLCNFDVATPSNIHIPVKAARGGSDFSKTLRLKLQLPPSRATFHYRFSLLLAGELTGETFNKAQPEYQTKQYQTSFIAQSITLLKRKSAFEQCFSLGEFEFCNTGNLSGNS
- a CDS encoding DNA polymerase III subunit alpha encodes the protein MYLNCHTYYSFKFGTMSTEQLLHEAKLKGCTQLALTDINNTSAVLDFVRLAPNYGIKPVVGIDFRNGAAQKFIGIAKNNDGFDELNRFLTAHLTHNQSIDDRAPVFENAYIIYPYQYLHACKEATNEANLKSTFTKIKDLASHEFIGIHARQLFSLQQVMKDFQPGEWQKKMLLLSPVTFRSKMDFNAHRLLRAMDHNMLLSKLPISEQALPDEIFYTSDELATQYNEFPQLISNTNQFLQACNIQFEYKQNKNLRYFTGTQQGDYDLLLKLCYENLPYRYPVQNEKVRERFKKEIEVITTQGFTSYFLINWDIVRYAQSQNYFYVGRGSGANSMVAYLLRITDVDPIDLDLYFERFINPSRTSPPDFDIDFSSTERADVTDYIFYRSPYGKSRNSTVALLGTYSEMKDNSIIRELGKVFGLPKAEIDDLVDNKRNPGTPDHIVQLIRKYGEHLYSFPNHLSVHAGGILISEKPITRYTALNNPPKGFPLTQFSMLEAEDVGLYKFDILAQRGLGKIRDAVTIIQNNQQVSIDIRNVQQFKEDPAIRKNLKEARLIGCFYVESPAMRMLLTKLQAETYLDLVAASSIIRPGVASSGMMREYILRSRGMKPSYQTPQAINEILHDTFGVMVYQEDVIKVAYHFAGLSFADADMLRRGMSGKYRGREEFKKVEQKFFSNCKQKGYPDTITKEVWRQIESFAGYAFSKGHSASYAVESYQCMFLKTHFPLEYMVAVINNGGGFYRPEIYFHEARLCGAIIHAPHINHSEAKTIIKGKVIYIGFDHLAEFETNVITQLINERKAHGVFSSLQNFMSRVDISVEQLRILIRVGAFEFTSRSKKQLLWDIHTQIGAQKKTSTRHELFEVEQREFTLPPLFHHSLDDAWDQIEILGFPLCSPFDLIKELADTNTKGNENQLSTTLTTLSLATEFKEHLGNLVRIVGYLVTRKRTRTKRGDEMCFGTFLDKAGNWIDTTHFPLIIKQFPFTGNGCYLLTGKVVEEFGFYSLDINEMKRLEYKVRSDSTVEQLS